A genomic window from Prosthecobacter sp. SYSU 5D2 includes:
- a CDS encoding DUF1592 domain-containing protein — MLACWKHRHHQIPREQLAKDMGLSVHFLFNWWRHLNNTEPKSRFLDLTRVAWRELPADEKTAIERIKVIEAGLLSWNDPKRPGEGVQRWQQDSDGVIPYPMRADVHGKSHVHLCFGDVADGNKGDIALINHIEVTVGGQKHSYFDWTNQKLGELKAQAATTPPPPDLSTLHARIQELESVRAGYGQHPQPGREIEPHVLAFAAPTVCTLPLPEGAESIVVDTRLDMENPEVEEATIQWTLTTDVPRDVTRVMPGVLTIWKRGSQAAQRTMGEFNSLGQAFADVSERRLQIVAENMHRQTPGIGVYYFDDDQLGQLLGEQDRQHLAALRTDWHLVATTDLNPGQQAQYDAALLQHVQDFAARAWRRPLEDSEKEKLAQLYSGCRAQEMDRESAAREILVRVLVSPYFLFKAETLPAQTDSQAAEIALSAHEVASRLSYFLWSSIPDAELLATAADGSLLQPEVLEAQATRLLKSPKSAALAREFAGQWLKFSGFEKHDAVDAEKFPQFTPELRADMQAEVVEFFTRIVREDRPVTDIIAADYSFLNERLAGHYGIPDIRGNELREVKVASHHRGGLLGMGAILTRTSRSHRTSPVLRGDYLYQIVLGFSSPPPPPDIPELKETTHPASLREALMQHRADAACAVCHDRIDPLGFALETFDPIGRHRSSDDTGARIDDSGELKDGTRIQGLAGLRDYLRQNQAQLDHQFSRKLLGYALGRQVLPSDKRLLADIQSALQQKGSRFSAAVLKIISSRQFLHRRNEPVVADR, encoded by the coding sequence ATGCTCGCCTGCTGGAAGCACCGCCATCACCAGATCCCGCGCGAGCAGCTCGCCAAGGACATGGGCCTCAGCGTCCACTTCCTCTTTAACTGGTGGCGTCACCTGAACAACACCGAGCCCAAATCACGCTTCCTGGATCTCACCCGCGTCGCCTGGCGCGAGCTGCCTGCGGATGAAAAAACCGCCATCGAGCGCATCAAGGTCATCGAGGCTGGCCTGCTCTCCTGGAATGATCCCAAGCGCCCTGGCGAAGGCGTCCAGCGCTGGCAGCAGGACAGCGACGGCGTCATTCCCTATCCCATGCGGGCGGATGTGCACGGCAAGTCCCACGTGCATCTCTGCTTCGGCGATGTCGCGGATGGGAACAAAGGCGACATCGCCCTCATCAACCACATCGAAGTCACCGTCGGCGGCCAGAAGCACAGCTACTTCGATTGGACTAACCAAAAGCTTGGAGAGCTGAAAGCGCAGGCCGCCACCACTCCGCCACCGCCAGATTTGAGCACCCTCCATGCCCGCATCCAGGAGCTGGAAAGCGTCCGCGCCGGGTATGGACAACACCCTCAGCCGGGACGGGAAATAGAGCCGCACGTGCTCGCCTTTGCCGCTCCCACCGTCTGCACCCTGCCACTGCCTGAAGGCGCGGAATCCATCGTCGTGGACACCCGCCTGGATATGGAAAACCCTGAGGTGGAGGAAGCCACCATCCAGTGGACCCTCACCACGGATGTGCCGCGCGATGTCACCCGCGTGATGCCCGGTGTGCTGACCATCTGGAAACGCGGCTCCCAGGCCGCCCAGCGCACCATGGGCGAATTCAATTCCCTGGGGCAGGCCTTTGCCGATGTCTCTGAGCGCAGGCTGCAAATCGTCGCTGAAAACATGCACCGCCAGACACCCGGCATCGGCGTCTATTACTTTGACGATGACCAGCTCGGCCAGCTCTTGGGGGAGCAGGACCGGCAGCATCTCGCCGCGCTGAGGACGGACTGGCACCTCGTCGCCACAACAGATCTCAATCCCGGCCAGCAGGCCCAATACGACGCTGCACTGCTGCAGCATGTGCAGGACTTTGCCGCCCGCGCCTGGCGCCGCCCTCTGGAAGACAGCGAGAAGGAAAAGCTCGCCCAGCTTTACTCCGGCTGCCGCGCCCAGGAGATGGACCGCGAGTCCGCCGCCCGTGAGATCCTCGTGCGCGTGCTCGTCTCCCCGTACTTCCTTTTCAAAGCCGAAACCCTGCCCGCCCAGACGGACAGCCAGGCCGCCGAGATCGCCCTTTCCGCACACGAAGTCGCCTCCCGTCTCAGCTACTTTCTCTGGTCCTCCATTCCTGATGCAGAGCTGCTCGCCACCGCCGCCGATGGCAGTCTTTTGCAGCCGGAAGTCCTGGAAGCCCAGGCCACACGTCTGCTCAAAAGCCCCAAGTCAGCCGCCCTGGCGCGCGAGTTTGCCGGCCAGTGGCTGAAGTTCAGCGGCTTCGAAAAACACGATGCTGTGGATGCCGAAAAGTTTCCCCAGTTCACGCCCGAACTCCGCGCGGACATGCAGGCGGAGGTGGTGGAATTTTTCACCCGCATCGTGCGTGAGGACCGGCCCGTTACCGACATCATCGCCGCAGACTACAGCTTCCTAAATGAGCGCCTGGCCGGCCACTATGGCATCCCGGACATTCGGGGAAACGAACTGCGTGAGGTGAAGGTCGCCTCCCATCATCGCGGCGGCCTCCTGGGCATGGGCGCCATCCTCACCCGCACCTCCCGCTCCCACCGCACCAGCCCCGTTTTGCGGGGCGATTACCTTTATCAGATCGTGCTGGGTTTCTCCTCGCCCCCGCCTCCGCCGGACATTCCGGAGCTGAAGGAGACCACCCACCCGGCCTCCCTGCGCGAGGCCCTCATGCAGCATCGCGCCGATGCCGCCTGCGCCGTCTGCCATGACCGCATTGACCCTCTCGGCTTCGCTTTGGAAACCTTTGACCCCATCGGCCGTCATCGCAGCAGCGACGATACCGGCGCACGCATTGATGACAGCGGCGAGCTCAAGGACGGCACCCGCATCCAGGGCCTTGCCGGACTGCGCGATTACCTGCGGCAAAACCAGGCCCAGCTTGACCACCAGTTCAGCCGCAAGCTCCTGGGTTACGCCCTTGGCCGCCAGGTCCTGCCGAGTGACAAACGCCTGCTCGCCGACATCCAGTCAGCGCTTCAGCAAAAGGGCAGCCGCTTCTCCGCCGCCGTGCTGAAAATCATCTCCAGCCGCCAGTTCCTCCATCGCCGCAATGAACCCGTCGTGGCGGACCGCTGA
- a CDS encoding DUF1587 domain-containing protein produces the protein MTSLPSLFLIASLVASPLLGGPADWAAVEPVLAERCYSCHGGEKTKGGVDLQKFAADPDLEVEFDLWGKVLDTIEAGDMPPKKATPLNDTERKYITGWVRHSLDALAEARSGDPGPVTMRRLTNAEYDNSLRDLTGQDLRLAGEFQPDGGGGEGFANTGDTLLLIRPSLTNTSLPHARSRITPPSFPAPASPFIPRASACAARTRSRPMPSRRYTSGISRRPRRICPRTLSPCARRITCSPAGSTAITRSRASSSPRTWASASTSSLTGGVT, from the coding sequence ATGACCTCCCTGCCTTCGCTGTTCCTCATCGCCAGCCTTGTTGCCAGCCCGCTCTTGGGCGGCCCTGCAGACTGGGCGGCGGTCGAACCCGTCCTGGCGGAGCGCTGCTATTCCTGCCATGGCGGCGAGAAAACCAAGGGCGGCGTGGATCTCCAAAAATTCGCCGCAGATCCTGATCTGGAAGTGGAGTTTGACCTGTGGGGCAAGGTCCTGGACACCATCGAGGCAGGAGACATGCCGCCGAAAAAAGCCACCCCGCTAAATGACACGGAGAGGAAGTACATCACCGGCTGGGTGCGGCATTCCCTGGATGCGCTGGCCGAGGCCCGCTCCGGCGACCCAGGGCCGGTCACCATGCGCAGGCTCACCAATGCCGAATACGACAACAGCCTGCGTGATCTCACCGGCCAGGACCTGCGCCTGGCCGGGGAGTTCCAGCCCGATGGCGGCGGTGGCGAAGGGTTCGCCAACACGGGTGATACACTTTTGTTAATCCGTCCCAGCTTGACAAATACCTCACTGCCGCACGCAAGGTCGCGGATCACGCCACCATCCTTCCCGGCACCGGCATCGCCTTTCATCCCACGCGCATCGGCCTGCGCGGCTCGGACCAGATCCAGGCCCATGCCCAGCAGGCGCTATACATCTGGTATCAGCAGAAGGCCGCGCCGCATCTGCCCAAGGACTTTGAGCCCATGCGCCAGGCGGATTACATGCTCGCCTGCTGGAAGCACCGCCATCACCAGATCCCGCGCGAGCAGCTCGCCAAGGACATGGGCCTCAGCGTCCACTTCCTCTTTAACTGGTGGCGTCACCTGA
- a CDS encoding exosortase/archaeosortase family protein yields the protein MSEAPPAPAAPNSRTNLIVWGAGGLMLLILAIFWPYQHWEFAGRSSIFMGIVKKAQVDSEWVYCLFVAPIVVWLVWRMRADLKKLPLRASWLGAPLLVLGMFVYWAGYKVDTGYPGFMAVQLVSLGLILMLGGVHWLKWLIFPWMFLVFMWPMIPLETRLAFPLRILTAKASSGFLNLVGMDVIRDGTGLHSAADAARGLEQGALFKLDVEEPCSGIRSLFSLMMISALYGWLSLKAWLPRAILFASAIPLAVLGNFVRMILLTLGSRWFGVDFAVGRNIDGQQEMSAFHTLAGFAVFGVALAGMFVIATLLEKWQARRARASGPVEAGPTVQPKSPWLPLTVAMLICGGGLAFCALTDTTYRVGEPPVVLDLPERLGDYDSQDMPMMAKERQVLNEGVEIGRRFYFTKDRAVLASLVLSGAEKRSLHEPQVCLPGQGWVITSKTLVEVECGLPTPVEATLLRMHRDVQNASGQVTRTRALNIYWYLGSAGVTAASFDGHVAKSYRDALLNDRDHRWALVSFFGPMKEQPLGMEDPYAELSVLEDMKTFIRVFLPPQLTTRAGE from the coding sequence ATGAGTGAAGCCCCCCCAGCGCCTGCCGCCCCGAATTCGAGAACCAACCTGATCGTCTGGGGAGCGGGCGGGCTGATGCTGCTGATCCTGGCCATTTTCTGGCCCTATCAGCACTGGGAATTCGCCGGGCGGTCCAGCATTTTCATGGGCATCGTCAAAAAAGCCCAGGTGGATTCCGAATGGGTCTATTGTCTCTTTGTCGCCCCCATCGTGGTCTGGCTGGTGTGGCGGATGCGTGCGGACCTGAAGAAACTGCCGCTGCGTGCCTCCTGGCTGGGCGCGCCGCTGCTGGTGCTGGGCATGTTTGTTTACTGGGCCGGATACAAAGTGGATACGGGTTATCCCGGATTCATGGCCGTGCAGCTCGTCAGCCTCGGCCTCATCCTCATGCTGGGCGGCGTGCACTGGCTGAAGTGGCTCATTTTTCCCTGGATGTTCCTGGTCTTCATGTGGCCTATGATCCCGCTGGAGACGCGGCTGGCCTTTCCTCTGCGCATCCTGACGGCGAAGGCCTCCTCCGGTTTTTTGAACCTGGTGGGCATGGATGTGATCCGCGACGGCACCGGTCTGCACTCCGCTGCGGATGCCGCCCGTGGACTGGAGCAGGGCGCTCTCTTCAAGCTGGATGTGGAGGAGCCGTGCAGCGGCATCCGCTCGCTGTTCTCTCTGATGATGATCAGCGCGCTGTATGGCTGGCTGTCGCTGAAGGCCTGGCTGCCACGTGCCATCCTGTTTGCCAGTGCCATTCCGCTGGCGGTCTTGGGGAATTTTGTCCGCATGATCCTGCTCACGCTCGGCAGCCGGTGGTTCGGTGTGGACTTCGCCGTGGGGCGGAACATTGACGGGCAGCAGGAAATGAGCGCCTTTCACACCCTGGCCGGTTTTGCCGTCTTCGGCGTGGCCCTGGCAGGCATGTTTGTCATCGCCACCCTGCTGGAGAAATGGCAGGCCCGGCGCGCCCGCGCCTCCGGTCCTGTGGAGGCGGGCCCGACTGTGCAGCCGAAGAGCCCGTGGCTGCCCCTGACGGTGGCCATGCTCATCTGCGGCGGCGGCCTGGCCTTCTGCGCCCTGACGGACACCACCTACCGCGTGGGAGAGCCACCCGTGGTCCTGGACCTGCCGGAGCGGCTGGGCGACTATGACAGCCAGGACATGCCCATGATGGCCAAGGAGCGCCAGGTGCTGAACGAGGGCGTGGAGATCGGTCGCCGTTTTTATTTCACCAAGGACCGCGCCGTGCTCGCCTCCCTGGTGCTCAGCGGTGCGGAAAAACGCTCCCTGCATGAGCCGCAGGTCTGTCTCCCCGGCCAGGGCTGGGTCATCACCAGCAAGACTCTCGTGGAGGTGGAATGCGGCCTCCCCACTCCGGTGGAGGCCACTCTGCTGCGCATGCACCGGGATGTGCAGAACGCCAGCGGCCAGGTCACCCGCACCCGCGCCCTGAACATCTACTGGTATCTTGGCTCTGCCGGTGTGACCGCCGCCTCCTTTGACGGGCATGTGGCCAAGTCCTACCGCGATGCCCTCCTGAACGACCGCGACCACCGCTGGGCACTCGTCTCCTTCTTTGGCCCCATGAAAGAACAGCCTTTGGGCATGGAAGATCCCTATGCTGAGCTTAGTGTCCTGGAAGACATGAAGACCTTCATCCGCGTATTCCTCCCGCCCCAGCTCACCACGCGGGCAGGGGAGTGA
- a CDS encoding HNH endonuclease signature motif containing protein — translation MSRVDSVTAQHVRSRGVGRCEYCRFPEVVAALPFQMDHIIAQKHDGPSDESNLAFACYPCNSSKGPNIAGIDPVSGEIVRLFHPRQDVWKDHFAWKEAWLFGITNFARATIQVLNINAPEAVALRESLLEEGFVFE, via the coding sequence GTGAGCCGGGTTGATTCAGTCACTGCCCAGCATGTCCGTAGCCGCGGGGTTGGCCGCTGTGAATACTGCCGCTTTCCCGAAGTGGTGGCGGCTTTGCCCTTTCAGATGGATCATATCATTGCTCAAAAACATGATGGCCCTTCTGATGAATCCAATCTGGCCTTTGCCTGTTACCCTTGCAATTCGTCCAAAGGGCCGAATATCGCAGGAATTGATCCTGTGAGCGGTGAGATCGTCCGGTTATTTCACCCACGTCAAGATGTGTGGAAGGATCACTTCGCCTGGAAAGAGGCCTGGCTGTTTGGCATAACCAACTTTGCGCGTGCGACCATCCAGGTTTTGAACATCAACGCTCCTGAGGCAGTTGCTTTGCGCGAAAGTCTCCTGGAGGAAGGTTTTGTGTTTGAGTGA
- a CDS encoding glycine--tRNA ligase — MSTDTKNNTALMEKIVSLCKRRGFIFQSSEIYGGCGGVWDYGPLGAELKRNLRTAWWNAMTREREDVLGLDASILMNPAIWKASGHVDTFADLMRECSLTNKRVRADHVDPQEGVIMNYTGAEAPTGWKLDRVISVLMKKGEHIESFRKRVRTLIASNAGEAAGKIEEIILLGEAKGDTIEGSVDFHPETGGALGPARPFNLMLKTYLGPTATEDDVTYLRPETAQAIFAQFKNVFDSSRMKVPFGVCQIGKAFRNEVTPKNFTFRSREFEQMELEFFIKPDEAVEIISGEVAQWSETADLSEPQPNWGWDMWHRYWVAQRTSFYEGIGLGGVLEYYWQTPDDLAHYARACVDILCDFPFGTEELEGIAARGAFDLTAHQTASGKTQEVFDEDLKNAAAKLTDEQKEALIQKRLAAEQAKVKGEPMPEADVRAWFDRLFKGNYVPHVIEPSAGLDRMALAIIANAFNETEKVDEKGKKEVITVLRLHPRVAPIKVGVFPLLKNKPELVAKAREVYALLKKHMNVFYDETASIGRRYARQDEVGTPFGITIDFDTLGEKGPELQDTVTLRHRDGGEQERIKISDLLPKLLAAVS; from the coding sequence ATGTCCACCGACACCAAGAACAACACCGCCCTCATGGAGAAAATCGTCTCTCTTTGCAAGCGCCGCGGCTTCATCTTCCAAAGCAGCGAAATCTACGGTGGCTGTGGCGGCGTCTGGGACTACGGCCCGCTCGGTGCCGAGCTGAAGCGCAACCTGCGCACCGCCTGGTGGAATGCCATGACCCGCGAACGTGAAGACGTCCTCGGACTGGATGCCAGCATCCTCATGAACCCCGCCATCTGGAAGGCCAGCGGCCATGTGGACACCTTCGCCGACCTCATGCGCGAGTGCTCCCTCACCAACAAACGCGTCCGTGCCGATCATGTGGACCCGCAGGAAGGCGTCATCATGAACTACACAGGTGCCGAGGCCCCCACCGGCTGGAAGCTGGACCGCGTCATCTCCGTCCTCATGAAAAAGGGCGAGCACATCGAAAGCTTCCGCAAGCGCGTCCGCACCCTCATTGCCTCCAATGCGGGCGAGGCCGCAGGCAAAATCGAAGAGATCATTTTGTTAGGCGAAGCCAAAGGCGACACCATCGAAGGCAGCGTGGATTTCCATCCGGAAACCGGCGGCGCACTCGGCCCCGCACGTCCCTTTAACCTCATGCTCAAGACCTACCTCGGCCCCACCGCGACCGAGGACGACGTCACCTACCTGCGCCCGGAGACCGCCCAGGCCATCTTTGCCCAGTTTAAAAACGTCTTCGATTCCAGCCGCATGAAGGTCCCCTTCGGCGTCTGCCAGATCGGCAAAGCCTTCCGCAACGAAGTCACGCCGAAGAACTTCACCTTCCGCAGCCGCGAGTTCGAGCAGATGGAGCTCGAATTTTTCATCAAGCCCGATGAAGCCGTCGAGATCATCAGCGGCGAAGTCGCCCAGTGGAGCGAGACCGCCGATCTCAGCGAGCCTCAGCCCAACTGGGGCTGGGACATGTGGCACCGTTACTGGGTCGCCCAGCGCACCAGCTTCTATGAAGGCATCGGCCTCGGCGGCGTGCTGGAGTACTACTGGCAGACGCCGGATGACCTCGCCCACTATGCCCGCGCCTGCGTGGACATCCTGTGCGACTTCCCCTTCGGCACCGAGGAGCTGGAAGGCATCGCCGCCCGTGGCGCCTTCGATTTGACTGCCCACCAGACCGCCAGCGGCAAGACCCAGGAAGTCTTCGACGAAGACCTCAAAAACGCTGCCGCCAAACTGACCGACGAACAGAAAGAAGCCCTCATCCAGAAGCGTCTCGCCGCCGAGCAGGCCAAGGTCAAAGGCGAGCCCATGCCCGAAGCCGACGTCCGCGCCTGGTTCGACCGCCTCTTCAAAGGCAACTACGTCCCCCACGTCATCGAGCCCTCCGCCGGCCTCGACCGCATGGCCCTCGCCATCATCGCCAACGCCTTCAACGAAACCGAAAAAGTGGATGAGAAAGGCAAAAAGGAAGTCATCACCGTCCTCCGCCTGCACCCCCGCGTCGCCCCCATCAAAGTCGGCGTCTTCCCCCTGCTGAAGAACAAACCCGAGCTCGTCGCCAAAGCCCGCGAGGTCTATGCCCTCCTCAAGAAGCACATGAACGTCTTCTACGACGAGACCGCCTCCATCGGCCGCCGCTACGCCCGCCAGGACGAAGTTGGCACCCCCTTCGGCATCACCATTGACTTCGACACCCTCGGCGAAAAAGGCCCCGAGCTCCAGGACACCGTCACCCTCCGCCACCGCGACGGCGGCGAGCAAGAACGCATCAAAATCTCCGACCTCCTGCCCAAGCTTCTGGCGGCGGTGAGCTGA
- a CDS encoding class I SAM-dependent RNA methyltransferase, whose product MVPRKFVPHPFAYHQELDVHIDNLTNEGSGVARVDGWVVFVPFALPGEKVRCRIFRNHKNYSNADLVEVLEPSPERVEAPCPLFGTCGGCQYQHLDYPKQIEWKRRQVEELLKHMAKIEHPVLPVIASPRQYGYRSKITPHFHKPKAGEIGAIGFLRVGTRNAMVDVEQCPIAMPQLNEQLTIVRAQARANQDAIKNGATLLMRAAVNGVLTKADQIAIEQVGDVKFEFQAGDFFQNNPFILADFVGYAVAEAQSAGARFLVDAYCGSGLFGISAARHFEEVLGVELSESAVRKAAHNAEINGLTNCRFLAADAREIFKEVPHAGHDTVVIIDPPRAGCSEEFLQQLFAFDPKRVVYISCNPATQMRDLVLFTEAGFKLEKVQPFDLFPQTKHLECVMTLSR is encoded by the coding sequence ATGGTCCCACGCAAGTTTGTCCCGCACCCCTTTGCCTATCACCAGGAGCTCGATGTCCACATTGACAACCTGACCAATGAGGGCAGCGGAGTCGCGCGGGTGGATGGCTGGGTGGTTTTTGTGCCCTTTGCCCTGCCGGGGGAAAAGGTGCGCTGCCGCATCTTCCGCAATCACAAGAACTACAGCAATGCCGACTTGGTGGAGGTGCTGGAGCCTTCTCCAGAAAGGGTGGAGGCGCCCTGCCCGCTCTTCGGCACCTGCGGTGGCTGCCAGTACCAGCACTTGGATTACCCCAAGCAGATCGAATGGAAACGGCGGCAGGTGGAGGAGTTGCTGAAGCACATGGCCAAGATCGAGCACCCCGTGCTGCCGGTCATCGCCTCGCCCAGGCAGTATGGCTACCGGTCCAAAATCACCCCGCATTTCCACAAACCCAAAGCGGGTGAGATTGGGGCCATCGGCTTCCTCCGCGTGGGCACGCGCAATGCCATGGTGGATGTGGAGCAGTGTCCCATCGCCATGCCGCAGCTCAATGAGCAACTCACCATCGTCCGGGCGCAGGCACGGGCCAATCAGGACGCCATCAAAAACGGTGCCACCCTGCTCATGCGTGCCGCTGTGAACGGTGTGCTCACCAAGGCGGATCAAATCGCCATCGAGCAGGTGGGGGACGTGAAGTTCGAATTCCAGGCGGGCGATTTCTTCCAGAACAACCCCTTCATCCTCGCCGACTTTGTCGGTTACGCCGTCGCGGAGGCCCAGTCTGCCGGGGCGCGTTTCCTGGTGGATGCCTATTGCGGCAGCGGCCTCTTTGGCATCAGCGCCGCCCGTCATTTTGAGGAAGTGCTCGGCGTGGAGCTGTCCGAAAGCGCCGTGCGCAAAGCCGCCCACAATGCCGAGATCAACGGTCTCACGAACTGCCGCTTCCTCGCCGCCGATGCACGGGAGATCTTCAAAGAAGTGCCCCACGCCGGGCATGACACTGTCGTCATCATTGACCCGCCGCGCGCCGGTTGCAGCGAGGAATTCCTGCAGCAGCTCTTCGCCTTTGATCCCAAGCGCGTCGTTTACATCTCCTGCAATCCCGCCACCCAGATGCGCGACCTCGTCCTCTTCACCGAAGCCGGATTCAAGCTGGAAAAAGTACAACCCTTTGACCTCTTCCCGCAGACCAAGCACCTGGAATGTGTGATGACGCTGAGCCGGTAG
- a CDS encoding metal ABC transporter substrate-binding protein, with protein sequence MKIFASILFLLSLSLSAQAALKVATLHPILADVARQVGGGNVEVVEVLKAGGDVHHFEPSARDVAAMRGAPLILACGKHLETYLDKLRDSVGSGVKVVEVGRLIPSLLLDPSNEIFVCCPAHAKSSIDPHWWHSAENMKRAARIIADEFSAADPANAAAYEAGAKAAGVKFMQLKSWAQKEISRIPRKDRKLVTAHAAFGYFCKEYGFKTIPMLGIGRSDDISAQYIAQTIQAIRDNNIKAVFPEDQANPKVLTEIVRSTGVKTGQSLVADGTSKNAHTFETMLAHNVRVIVAALAPAQ encoded by the coding sequence ATGAAAATTTTTGCCTCTATTCTTTTCCTGCTTTCCCTGAGCCTCAGCGCCCAGGCCGCGCTCAAAGTGGCAACGCTGCATCCCATCCTGGCCGATGTGGCCCGGCAGGTCGGCGGGGGGAATGTGGAGGTGGTGGAAGTGCTGAAGGCGGGCGGGGATGTGCACCATTTTGAGCCCTCCGCCCGGGACGTGGCGGCCATGCGCGGTGCCCCTTTGATCCTGGCCTGTGGCAAGCATCTGGAGACCTATCTGGACAAGCTGCGCGACAGCGTGGGCAGCGGCGTGAAGGTGGTGGAAGTGGGCCGTCTGATTCCCTCGCTCCTGCTGGATCCCTCCAACGAAATCTTCGTCTGCTGCCCGGCGCATGCCAAGAGCAGCATTGACCCGCATTGGTGGCACAGCGCGGAGAACATGAAACGCGCCGCCCGCATTATTGCGGATGAATTCAGCGCGGCAGATCCGGCCAATGCAGCGGCTTATGAAGCCGGGGCCAAGGCAGCAGGTGTGAAGTTCATGCAGCTCAAAAGCTGGGCGCAAAAGGAGATCTCCCGCATCCCTCGCAAGGACCGCAAGCTGGTGACGGCGCACGCGGCGTTCGGCTATTTCTGCAAAGAATATGGCTTCAAAACCATCCCGATGCTGGGCATTGGCCGCAGCGACGACATCTCCGCCCAGTACATCGCCCAGACCATCCAGGCCATCCGCGATAACAACATCAAGGCCGTGTTTCCGGAAGACCAGGCCAATCCGAAAGTGCTGACCGAAATCGTCCGCAGCACCGGCGTGAAAACAGGACAGTCCTTGGTGGCCGATGGCACGTCTAAAAACGCGCACACCTTTGAGACGATGCTGGCGCACAATGTGCGCGTCATCGTGGCGGCGCTGGCTCCGGCACAGTAG